A genomic region of Kribbella sp. NBC_00382 contains the following coding sequences:
- a CDS encoding endonuclease/exonuclease/phosphatase family protein, with protein sequence MTEGPEPVAAGNGMSGGPEPVASSNGMSGGPEPVAAGNEGRPAGPSMRVLSYNVHRWGDDREALARVVKACAPDVMLVQEAPTWWGTRRKREAMAATFGLRYIAASARNAILVADGIDLADPLHWRVWRPFVRRRFRFIATQLPGGSVGGRTSLGGVPLALIVCHLGLHIRGRQHELEQVLQGCKSFNLPYLLVGDLNEEPGGPVWDRLAAEGLTDLGVDAGNTFHSDNPVKRIDGAHLSPGLAGRVIPLETIEGITRPDLATGSDHLPMLVELTLP encoded by the coding sequence ATGACGGAAGGCCCGGAGCCGGTTGCCGCAGGCAATGGCATGTCGGGTGGCCCCGAGCCGGTTGCCTCAAGCAATGGCATGTCTGGCGGGCCGGAGCCGGTTGCCGCAGGCAATGAAGGGCGTCCGGCCGGCCCGTCGATGCGGGTGCTCTCGTACAACGTGCACCGCTGGGGCGATGACCGGGAGGCGCTGGCTCGCGTCGTCAAAGCCTGCGCGCCGGACGTCATGCTGGTCCAGGAGGCACCGACCTGGTGGGGCACCCGGCGCAAGCGCGAGGCGATGGCCGCGACGTTCGGCCTGCGGTACATCGCTGCCTCGGCGCGCAACGCGATCTTGGTTGCCGATGGCATCGACCTCGCGGATCCCTTGCACTGGAGGGTTTGGCGGCCGTTCGTCCGCCGCCGCTTCCGCTTCATCGCGACCCAGCTCCCCGGCGGATCCGTCGGCGGCCGGACCTCCCTCGGCGGCGTACCGCTGGCCTTGATCGTCTGCCACCTCGGCCTGCACATCCGCGGCCGCCAGCACGAGCTCGAGCAGGTACTCCAGGGTTGCAAGTCCTTCAACTTGCCCTACCTACTGGTCGGCGACCTCAACGAGGAGCCCGGCGGCCCGGTCTGGGATCGCTTGGCCGCCGAGGGCCTGACCGACCTGGGCGTCGACGCGGGCAACACCTTCCACTCCGACAACCCGGTCAAGCGCATCGACGGAGCCCACCTCTCACCAGGCCTGGCCGGCCGAGTGATCCCCCTCGAAACCATCGAAGGCATCACCCGCCCCGACCTGGCAACCGGCTCCGACCACCTCCCGATGCTGGTCGAACTCACTCTGCCCTGA
- a CDS encoding phytanoyl-CoA dioxygenase family protein yields the protein MTITATQRTTFREQGFVVVPDVLTDEQLATGRDLVAAELAKQPPEPGHVGFHFAWPRFEDGEHPLLDLYRETVAPLAAELVRPELGVDEPDFAQIATTIPPWSHRPGSPHVDGVSPPMDDGQPGTFSMLAGVWLTDQLEEYHGNLHVWPGTHLRFGEYLAEHGADALTDLAKDTSGAPYPKIELGEQIQTFGTAGSVLFAHYLLGHNIGGNTGPDRRETIYYRLQAHGHRHRWRDVVVDPLSEFRAE from the coding sequence ATGACGATCACCGCGACGCAACGCACGACGTTCCGCGAGCAGGGCTTTGTGGTGGTTCCGGACGTACTCACCGACGAGCAGCTCGCGACCGGCCGGGACCTGGTCGCCGCCGAGCTGGCGAAGCAGCCGCCGGAGCCGGGGCACGTCGGCTTCCATTTCGCCTGGCCGCGGTTCGAGGACGGCGAGCATCCGTTGCTCGACCTCTACCGGGAGACGGTCGCGCCGCTCGCGGCCGAGCTGGTCAGGCCGGAGCTGGGCGTCGACGAGCCGGACTTCGCACAGATCGCGACCACGATCCCGCCGTGGTCGCATCGGCCCGGATCGCCGCATGTCGACGGGGTGAGTCCGCCCATGGACGATGGTCAGCCGGGCACGTTCTCGATGCTTGCCGGGGTCTGGCTGACCGATCAGCTGGAGGAGTACCACGGCAATCTGCACGTATGGCCGGGCACGCATCTGCGGTTCGGTGAGTATCTGGCCGAGCACGGAGCTGATGCCCTGACCGACCTGGCGAAGGACACCAGCGGTGCGCCGTACCCGAAGATCGAGCTCGGCGAGCAGATCCAGACCTTCGGTACTGCGGGGAGCGTGCTGTTCGCCCATTACCTGCTGGGCCACAACATCGGTGGCAACACCGGGCCGGATCGGCGCGAGACGATCTACTACCGCCTGCAAGCCCATGGGCACCGCCATCGCTGGCGCGACGTGGTGGTCGATCCGCTCAGCGAGTTCAGGGCAGAGTGA